A single window of Arcobacter venerupis DNA harbors:
- a CDS encoding lipoate--protein ligase family protein, with translation MLDKKEFRLILTNINNAKMNMAIDKALTISYEKDDMPILRFYTWENSFTIGAGQEFESYESLKDLYKDNYSKRITGGGVLFHGHDISYSLVLSNTEFGTLSVKQSYEKICQFLLEFYRKIGLTPTFVKDSEYIKLKKNEFCQVGFEAYDIIVDGNKIGGNAQKRNKKLIFQHGSIPIVKTKEDKRVGISLEDLDIHLSFEEAQNRLIEAFSECFDAKLILSELSQIENENLKKILEGK, from the coding sequence ATGCTTGATAAAAAAGAATTTAGATTAATTTTAACAAATATTAACAATGCAAAAATGAATATGGCTATAGATAAAGCGTTAACTATTTCCTATGAAAAAGATGACATGCCAATTTTGAGATTTTATACTTGGGAAAATTCATTTACTATTGGCGCAGGTCAAGAATTTGAAAGCTATGAAAGTTTAAAAGACTTATATAAAGATAATTATTCAAAAAGAATAACTGGCGGTGGAGTTTTATTCCATGGTCATGATATATCTTATAGTTTAGTATTATCAAATACTGAATTTGGAACTTTAAGTGTAAAACAGTCATATGAAAAAATATGTCAATTTTTATTAGAATTTTATAGAAAAATAGGATTAACCCCTACTTTTGTAAAAGATTCAGAATATATTAAATTGAAAAAGAATGAATTTTGTCAAGTTGGATTTGAAGCTTATGATATTATCGTTGATGGTAATAAAATAGGTGGAAATGCCCAAAAAAGAAATAAAAAATTAATATTTCAACATGGCTCAATTCCCATTGTAAAAACAAAAGAAGATAAAAGAGTAGGAATATCTCTTGAAGATTTAGATATTCATCTAAGTTTTGAAGAAGCGCAAAATAGACTTATTGAGGCTTTTAGTGAGTGTTTTGATGCAAAATTAATATTATCAGAATTATCGCAAATTGAAAATGAAAATTTAAAAAAAATATTAGAAGGTAAGTAA
- the lipA gene encoding lipoyl synthase: MTVPQKIDFNKPVWLRKKLSNTAQKDMEQLLKDGGLHTICQEAKCPNISECFSKKNATFLILGDTCTRRCTYCNVKTGKPDGVNEDEIEQVTIAVQKLGLKFVVITSPARDDLDDGGALQFYKVTKNILENTTDAQVELLIPDFKGKIESIQKVVDSGAVIIGHNIETVPRLYRVRRNATYERSLEVLQKIKELGGDAVKTKSALMVGLGETEEEMVQVFKDLIAVGCKFLSIGQYLAPSGDYEKVIEFVKPEQFERYKTLALDLGFEFVHSTPYARSSYLAHEYLSNNKNNNLIKG; encoded by the coding sequence ATGACAGTACCACAAAAAATAGATTTTAATAAACCTGTTTGGTTAAGAAAAAAACTATCTAATACTGCCCAAAAAGATATGGAGCAACTTCTAAAAGATGGTGGCTTACACACTATTTGTCAAGAAGCAAAATGTCCAAATATTAGTGAATGTTTTTCTAAAAAGAATGCAACATTTTTAATATTAGGGGACACTTGCACAAGAAGATGTACATATTGTAATGTAAAAACTGGAAAACCAGATGGTGTAAATGAAGATGAAATAGAGCAAGTTACAATAGCTGTTCAAAAACTTGGTCTTAAATTTGTAGTAATTACAAGTCCTGCAAGGGATGATTTGGACGATGGTGGAGCTTTACAGTTCTACAAAGTTACAAAAAATATTTTAGAAAATACTACAGATGCACAAGTTGAGTTGTTAATTCCTGATTTTAAAGGAAAAATTGAATCTATTCAAAAAGTTGTAGATTCAGGAGCTGTAATTATTGGACACAATATTGAAACAGTTCCAAGATTATACAGAGTAAGAAGAAATGCAACTTATGAAAGATCATTAGAAGTTCTTCAAAAAATAAAAGAATTAGGTGGCGATGCTGTTAAAACAAAAAGTGCTTTAATGGTTGGACTTGGTGAAACAGAAGAAGAAATGGTTCAAGTATTTAAAGATTTAATTGCTGTTGGTTGCAAGTTTTTAAGTATAGGACAATATCTAGCACCATCAGGTGACTATGAAAAAGTAATTGAATTTGTAAAACCTGAACAGTTTGAAAGATATAAAACACTAGCTTTAGATTTAGGGTTTGAGTTTGTACACAGTACTCCTTATGCTAGAAGTTCATATTTAGCACATGAGTATTTAAGTAATAATAAAAATAATAATTTAATAAAAGGATAA
- a CDS encoding malate dehydrogenase, with protein sequence MSNNKKVGIIGAGNVGATLAFSLANKNICTEIVLKDLRMNVVEAMALDISQAARAAKSSTKVSFASNTEEFSNCDVIVITAGIPRKPGMSRDDLLLTNAKIMTSVINEIAPFNKDAIYMIVSNPLDAMVYTALKATSLPRNKIIGMAGVLDSSRMAHFIKEKLTFTPNEIKAAVMGGHGDEMVPLANYSSVDGKALSEFLTADEIEEIIVKTRNGGAQIVKLLETGSAYYAPGHSTALMVEAILTDSKETYPCAVMLQGEYGYENIVAGVPVVLGKEGFEKIVELELNEEQKAQFAKSIASIKELVNIIDNNF encoded by the coding sequence TTGAGTAATAATAAAAAAGTTGGAATAATTGGTGCAGGAAATGTTGGAGCTACTTTAGCTTTTAGTTTAGCAAATAAAAATATTTGTACTGAAATCGTATTAAAAGATTTAAGAATGAATGTTGTTGAAGCTATGGCTTTAGATATTTCACAAGCTGCAAGAGCTGCAAAATCATCAACAAAAGTTAGTTTTGCAAGTAACACTGAAGAATTTAGTAATTGCGATGTAATTGTAATAACTGCTGGAATTCCTAGAAAACCAGGTATGAGTAGAGATGATTTATTACTTACAAATGCAAAAATTATGACATCAGTAATAAATGAAATCGCGCCATTTAATAAAGATGCAATTTATATGATCGTTTCAAATCCATTAGATGCAATGGTTTACACTGCTTTAAAAGCTACATCTTTACCAAGAAATAAAATTATTGGAATGGCAGGAGTTCTTGATAGTTCAAGAATGGCTCACTTTATAAAAGAAAAATTAACATTTACTCCAAATGAAATAAAAGCAGCTGTTATGGGTGGACATGGTGATGAAATGGTTCCACTAGCAAACTACTCTAGCGTAGATGGAAAAGCTTTAAGTGAATTCTTAACAGCTGATGAGATTGAAGAAATTATAGTAAAAACTAGAAATGGTGGAGCTCAAATCGTAAAATTACTTGAAACTGGTTCTGCATATTATGCACCTGGACACTCTACTGCTTTAATGGTTGAAGCTATTTTAACTGATTCAAAAGAGACGTATCCTTGTGCTGTAATGTTACAAGGTGAATATGGATATGAAAATATTGTAGCTGGTGTTCCTGTAGTTTTAGGAAAAGAAGGGTTTGAGAAAATTGTTGAACTTGAACTAAATGAAGAACAAAAAGCTCAATTTGCAAAATCAATTGCATCAATTAAAGAATTAGTAAATATAATAGATAATAACTTTTGA
- a CDS encoding AI-2E family transporter → MEKNSNKEAFSNLGNTNFANAFYFFAFMFLFIFSLNSLSNILTPIAIAVLIWFLINAFANQIKKLPFLNAKVGDYIAIPLSLIFIVYSMVEIGSFIASSMMELSSTISQLDSKVYELIDKLSLLTSFDLATPLQKFFEEFSLSSVINKVISAFSAIFGNLVQIFLYVLFLLIDQQFFSAKLNALFPKKENKNRVEHILTSISKGIRTYISITTIISLSTGFLTYFICEMFSLQGAVLWGFIAFVLNFIPTIGSIIAVLIPTIFALIQFPLISDVLILFTLLIIIQFVLGNIIQPRMMGNKLNISQFIVILSLVVWGAMWGTIGMFLSVPMMMILLIVLSQFESTKKLAILISADGNILGTSNSSK, encoded by the coding sequence ATGGAAAAAAATAGTAATAAAGAAGCCTTCTCAAATTTAGGAAATACAAATTTTGCAAATGCTTTTTATTTTTTTGCTTTTATGTTTTTATTTATTTTTTCTTTAAATAGTCTAAGTAATATTTTAACTCCAATTGCAATAGCAGTTTTAATCTGGTTTTTAATAAATGCCTTTGCAAATCAGATAAAAAAATTACCTTTTTTAAATGCAAAAGTAGGGGATTATATAGCTATTCCTTTATCTTTGATTTTTATTGTTTATTCAATGGTTGAAATAGGAAGTTTTATAGCTTCAAGTATGATGGAATTGAGTTCCACAATATCACAACTTGATAGTAAAGTATATGAATTAATAGATAAATTATCTTTACTTACTTCTTTTGATTTAGCTACACCTTTACAAAAGTTTTTTGAAGAGTTTAGTCTTTCAAGTGTGATAAACAAAGTTATAAGCGCCTTTAGTGCAATATTTGGAAATCTTGTTCAGATTTTTCTATATGTGCTTTTTTTATTGATTGATCAGCAGTTTTTTTCTGCAAAATTAAATGCACTTTTCCCTAAAAAAGAGAATAAAAATAGGGTTGAACATATTTTAACTTCAATTTCAAAAGGAATTAGAACATATATTTCAATCACTACAATAATTAGTTTATCAACAGGTTTTTTAACTTATTTTATATGTGAAATGTTCTCACTTCAAGGTGCAGTTTTATGGGGATTTATAGCTTTTGTTTTAAATTTTATTCCAACTATTGGAAGTATTATTGCTGTTTTAATTCCAACAATTTTTGCACTTATTCAGTTTCCTTTGATTTCAGATGTTTTAATTTTATTTACACTTTTGATAATCATTCAGTTTGTTTTGGGAAATATTATCCAACCAAGAATGATGGGAAATAAACTTAATATTTCTCAATTTATAGTTATCTTATCATTAGTTGTTTGGGGTGCTATGTGGGGAACAATTGGAATGTTTTTATCAGTTCCTATGATGATGATTTTGTTGATTGTTTTATCTCAGTTTGAAAGTACTAAGAAATTAGCGATTTTAATTTCAGCAGATGGAAATATTTTAGGAACATCTAACTCTTCCAAATAG
- a CDS encoding tRNA-uridine aminocarboxypropyltransferase encodes MQEFENREVCYKCYRPKSSCVCEYIINPIQTNTKFVILMHPKEYRKTKNGTGHMTNNSLKNSELYVGVDFTNHKKVNELLNDKTYEAYILYPGIDSIKLNTQKLPSEKKALIFIIDSTWPCSKKMLRLSSNLHGLNKVSFEHDKSSQFKIKTQPNQYCLSTIESTLCILELLNLQNVENISSESLENFLNPFEKMVDYQVKCAFNENDIRYKIPYKKPI; translated from the coding sequence TTGCAAGAGTTTGAAAATAGAGAAGTATGTTATAAATGTTATAGACCAAAAAGTTCATGTGTTTGCGAATACATAATAAATCCAATACAAACTAATACAAAGTTTGTTATTTTGATGCATCCAAAAGAGTATAGAAAAACAAAAAATGGAACTGGTCATATGACTAATAATTCCCTAAAAAATTCCGAGTTATATGTGGGCGTTGATTTTACAAACCACAAAAAAGTAAATGAGCTCTTAAATGACAAAACCTATGAAGCTTATATCTTATATCCTGGAATTGATAGTATAAAATTAAATACTCAAAAACTTCCAAGTGAAAAAAAAGCACTTATTTTTATAATAGATTCAACGTGGCCTTGTTCAAAAAAAATGCTAAGACTTAGTTCAAATTTACATGGTTTGAATAAAGTTAGTTTTGAACATGATAAATCATCACAATTTAAAATAAAAACTCAACCAAATCAATATTGTCTTTCTACAATAGAATCAACTTTATGTATACTTGAACTCTTAAATTTACAAAATGTAGAAAATATTTCATCAGAATCTTTAGAAAACTTTTTAAATCCTTTTGAAAAAATGGTAGATTATCAAGTAAAATGCGCCTTTAATGAAAATGATATTAGATATAAAATTCCCTATAAAAAACCTATTTAG
- a CDS encoding L,D-transpeptidase family protein, with amino-acid sequence MLNLKFIILLIIINCSLSANNSKLPFELEVKKDIKSLLNNNYEDLLISKKNLNDYYVKNDYSAYWIDKNGIKSIGLSLINRIKNDPVLKPHINKIFRLDEVEKNLNSLDKSDSKYLEKIVKIDFMLTELFDRYVTYISKGSIKWNEFEEKLAEREKQTEIKATWDKYSLKEDPKQLLKKVVEKNDLLDVLNGLDFNYPQVKELISAIDELEKISANGGYTKVPESKSLRIGDVSEVLPILRKRLAQSKDLNTQCENTQNEQSIINDNTNTINTSTEQENSENVKLRANCENIFDEDLKNAVISFQKKHGLFADGIVGTQTQRFINISASKKIAIIRLNLERMRWLPRNLGEKYLLVNIPEYRLKLYENDEVKLNMAVIVGDAKFPTPIFSDKMSYVVLNPNWNIPDSIAKNELIPKLLKDPNYLADKGIDIYAGWNGGTEKIDSKDVLDSAILQDEEYLKSFRFSQNSNKDNPLGKMKFMFPNKHAVYLHDTPAKYLFANARRAFSHGCIRLSKPQDLLTTIADEDSNLDIDKANDILANVTSEKAIGLNKKIPIHIVYLTSWVDENGVLQFREDIYNFDKLQKEFLL; translated from the coding sequence ATGCTAAATTTAAAATTTATTATTTTATTAATAATAATTAACTGTTCCTTATCTGCTAATAATTCAAAACTACCTTTTGAACTAGAAGTTAAAAAAGATATAAAATCACTTTTAAACAATAATTATGAAGATTTACTAATAAGTAAAAAAAATCTTAATGACTACTATGTTAAAAATGATTATTCTGCTTATTGGATAGATAAAAATGGTATAAAAAGCATTGGACTTTCTCTTATAAATAGAATCAAAAATGACCCTGTATTAAAACCACATATAAATAAAATATTCAGATTAGATGAAGTTGAAAAAAATTTAAATTCATTGGATAAATCTGATAGTAAATATCTTGAAAAAATAGTAAAAATTGATTTTATGTTAACTGAATTATTTGATAGATATGTTACATATATTTCAAAAGGCTCTATAAAATGGAATGAATTTGAAGAAAAATTAGCAGAACGTGAAAAACAAACAGAAATAAAAGCTACTTGGGATAAATATAGTTTAAAAGAAGACCCAAAACAATTACTAAAAAAAGTTGTTGAAAAAAATGATTTACTTGATGTTTTAAACGGACTTGATTTTAATTATCCTCAAGTAAAAGAGTTGATTTCTGCAATTGATGAACTAGAAAAAATCTCTGCAAATGGTGGATATACAAAAGTTCCAGAATCTAAATCTTTAAGAATTGGTGATGTTTCAGAGGTTCTTCCAATTTTACGAAAAAGATTAGCACAGAGTAAAGATTTAAATACACAATGTGAAAATACTCAAAATGAACAAAGTATTATTAATGATAATACAAATACAATAAATACATCAACAGAGCAAGAAAATAGTGAAAATGTAAAATTAAGAGCAAATTGTGAAAATATTTTTGATGAAGATTTAAAAAATGCCGTTATCTCTTTTCAGAAAAAACATGGTTTATTTGCAGATGGAATAGTTGGAACTCAAACTCAAAGATTTATAAATATCTCTGCAAGTAAAAAAATTGCAATTATAAGACTAAATCTTGAAAGAATGAGATGGCTTCCTAGAAATTTAGGTGAGAAATATCTACTTGTTAATATTCCTGAGTATAGATTAAAACTATACGAAAATGATGAAGTAAAATTAAATATGGCAGTTATTGTAGGTGATGCAAAATTCCCAACACCAATTTTCTCAGATAAAATGTCTTATGTTGTTTTAAATCCAAACTGGAATATTCCTGATAGTATTGCAAAAAATGAACTTATTCCTAAGCTTTTAAAAGATCCAAACTACTTAGCCGATAAAGGAATAGATATTTATGCTGGATGGAATGGAGGCACTGAAAAAATAGATTCAAAAGATGTTTTAGATAGTGCAATATTACAAGATGAAGAGTATTTGAAAAGTTTTAGATTCTCTCAAAATTCAAATAAAGATAATCCACTTGGGAAAATGAAATTTATGTTTCCAAATAAACATGCTGTTTATCTTCATGATACACCAGCAAAGTATTTATTTGCAAATGCTAGAAGAGCTTTTTCTCATGGCTGTATTAGACTTTCTAAACCTCAAGATCTGCTAACAACTATTGCAGATGAAGATTCTAATTTAGATATAGATAAAGCAAATGATATTTTAGCAAATGTAACAAGTGAAAAAGCTATTGGATTAAATAAAAAGATTCCTATTCATATAGTTTATCTAACTTCTTGGGTTGATGAAAATGGAGTTTTACAATTTAGGGAAGATATTTATAACTTTGATAAGCTTCAAAAAGAGTTTTTGTTATAA
- a CDS encoding CNNM domain-containing protein — MTLLLTYLSIALLISFMCSVLEAVLLSSTSSYIETLSKNGDSLKAVRLLKELKSNIDKPISSILTLNTFAHTMGAAGVGAQAQILFGDEWQTAIAFILTLLILYVSEIIPKTIGAIYWKGLLIPAAYIISFMIKVTYPLVWFSSLITNYISKGRKDEINFSRDEIMAVVSLSEKEGSIHSKESVLIENLFKLKNIKTKEIMTPRSVVFALNENVTVEEAIENDKMYIHSRIPIYNESIDDIIGIVFNQTILEESVEERDNTLLKDITVPVHKISENVPVSLLIDLFVKRKTHLFIVHDNYGQTSGVVTLEDAIETLLGVEIVDEMDEVEDMQAFAKDKNKQFQDKLLVEKKRLQKLDLSKQI, encoded by the coding sequence ATGACCCTTCTTCTTACTTATCTCTCAATAGCGTTATTAATTTCTTTCATGTGTTCTGTTTTAGAAGCTGTTTTATTATCAAGTACTTCTTCTTATATAGAAACATTGTCAAAAAATGGTGATAGTTTAAAAGCTGTTAGATTGTTAAAAGAGTTAAAATCAAATATAGATAAACCAATATCTTCAATTTTAACACTTAATACTTTTGCTCATACAATGGGAGCAGCAGGTGTTGGTGCGCAAGCTCAAATATTATTTGGGGATGAATGGCAAACTGCTATTGCTTTTATTTTAACTTTATTGATTCTTTATGTATCTGAAATAATCCCAAAAACAATTGGTGCTATTTATTGGAAAGGCTTATTAATTCCAGCTGCTTATATAATATCATTTATGATAAAAGTAACTTATCCTTTAGTTTGGTTTTCAAGTCTTATAACAAACTATATTTCAAAAGGCAGAAAAGATGAGATTAACTTTTCAAGAGATGAAATTATGGCAGTTGTTTCATTAAGTGAAAAAGAGGGTTCAATTCACTCAAAAGAGAGTGTTTTAATTGAGAACCTTTTCAAATTAAAAAACATTAAAACAAAAGAGATAATGACTCCTCGAAGTGTAGTGTTTGCACTTAATGAAAATGTTACAGTTGAAGAAGCTATTGAAAATGATAAAATGTATATTCACTCAAGAATACCAATTTATAATGAATCAATAGATGATATTATAGGAATAGTATTTAATCAAACTATTTTAGAAGAGAGTGTTGAAGAACGAGATAATACTTTATTAAAAGACATTACTGTTCCAGTTCATAAGATTTCAGAGAATGTACCAGTTTCTTTGTTAATAGATTTATTTGTAAAACGAAAAACACATCTATTTATTGTTCATGATAATTATGGACAAACAAGTGGTGTTGTAACACTAGAAGATGCAATTGAAACGCTATTAGGTGTTGAAATAGTTGATGAAATGGATGAAGTTGAAGATATGCAAGCATTTGCAAAAGATAAAAATAAACAATTCCAAGATAAATTATTAGTAGAAAAAAAGAGATTACAAAAATTAGATTTGTCTAAACAAATCTAA
- a CDS encoding HD domain-containing protein has translation MKLKRVFKKEFFITLFIKQNKWHRFGVLVHTLAVVVQVLKAKEYKMIPAAFLHDVGKPYVAFQNEKDKITNEYSFHNHEEMSYHIIKNWKLSEYTKKLVRYHYLFRGMQKAQEKNHMGRYSRMKRSFDSLDEEFISDLKLFMKFDDMGKISFFKTKDNI, from the coding sequence ATGAAATTAAAAAGAGTATTTAAAAAAGAGTTTTTCATAACTCTATTTATCAAACAAAATAAGTGGCATAGATTTGGTGTTTTAGTTCACACTTTAGCAGTTGTAGTGCAGGTTTTAAAAGCAAAAGAATACAAGATGATTCCTGCTGCATTTTTACACGATGTTGGAAAACCTTATGTTGCTTTTCAAAATGAAAAGGACAAAATTACCAATGAATATTCTTTTCATAATCACGAAGAGATGAGTTATCACATTATTAAAAATTGGAAACTTTCTGAATATACAAAAAAATTAGTGCGTTATCACTATCTTTTTAGAGGTATGCAAAAAGCACAAGAGAAAAATCATATGGGAAGATATAGTCGTATGAAAAGAAGTTTTGATAGTTTAGATGAAGAGTTTATCTCTGATTTAAAACTTTTTATGAAGTTTGATGATATGGGGAAGATAAGTTTTTTCAAAACTAAAGATAATATCTAA
- a CDS encoding GGDEF domain-containing protein: protein MTNLNIQKFDTFDIFFEKRIFPRFLIFSYLGLFLAVLYLPFDYSFYKNTPYLVGALVLRCIAIFFAIMVVLAVKLDSFANKRVIAVTTFGTLGYAVLTISYVSYDAPSFFVMYNWFFYLVATMMLGALMTKKIFIIMESFQISIVILLMLYFSKSSEDIFLYCMVSFSLVFYVYAVVALNRKNGEESYANAHRMYIISSTDGLSGLLNRRTWYEKCEFFFQKMDNISFIMLDIDFFKKINDTYGHDTGDVVIKEVSNILVEQTRDKDILGRLGGEEFGIFLLNSTLEEILKIAQRIKDKIQETTIIHNVNSINITISIGISLKNENTKTLLELIKQADINLYEAKQTGRNKIVF from the coding sequence ATGACTAATTTGAATATACAAAAATTTGATACTTTTGATATTTTCTTTGAGAAAAGAATTTTTCCAAGATTTCTTATATTTAGCTATTTAGGTCTTTTTTTAGCAGTTTTATATTTACCTTTTGATTATTCTTTTTATAAAAATACTCCTTATTTAGTTGGTGCTTTAGTATTAAGATGTATTGCAATATTTTTTGCAATAATGGTTGTCTTAGCTGTAAAATTAGATTCTTTTGCAAATAAAAGAGTAATCGCTGTTACAACTTTTGGGACTTTAGGATATGCAGTTTTAACAATTAGTTATGTAAGTTATGATGCACCATCTTTTTTTGTTATGTATAATTGGTTTTTTTATTTGGTTGCTACCATGATGTTGGGTGCTTTAATGACAAAAAAGATTTTTATCATAATGGAAAGCTTTCAAATATCAATTGTGATTTTATTGATGTTATATTTTTCAAAAAGTTCTGAAGATATTTTTTTGTATTGTATGGTCTCTTTTTCTTTAGTTTTTTATGTTTATGCTGTGGTTGCATTAAATAGAAAAAATGGTGAAGAATCATATGCAAATGCCCATCGTATGTATATTATTTCTTCTACAGACGGTTTATCAGGTCTTTTAAATCGTAGAACTTGGTATGAAAAATGCGAATTCTTTTTTCAAAAAATGGACAATATTTCATTTATTATGTTGGATATTGATTTTTTCAAAAAAATAAATGATACTTATGGACATGATACAGGAGATGTTGTTATAAAAGAAGTATCAAATATTTTAGTTGAACAAACTAGAGATAAAGATATTTTAGGAAGATTAGGTGGCGAAGAATTTGGTATTTTTTTATTAAATAGCACTTTGGAAGAAATTTTAAAAATCGCACAAAGAATAAAAGATAAGATTCAAGAAACAACAATAATTCATAATGTAAATTCTATAAATATCACCATAAGTATTGGTATTTCATTGAAAAATGAAAACACAAAAACTCTTTTGGAACTTATTAAACAAGCAGATATAAATCTATATGAAGCAAAACAGACAGGAAGAAATAAAATAGTATTTTAA
- a CDS encoding SDR family NAD(P)-dependent oxidoreductase, with protein MKKNILITGCSSGLGLALTNYYLEKGFRVYGISRTKLNIENINFTHIVFDLSEVSKIKEILSPIIQDISQIETVFLNAGMLGKIRVLDELSTSEMQEVYNVNVYANKELLDILEKTKVKNILAISSGASITGYKGWGSYSLSKAGVNMLINLYSYEMLNTKLLAVAPGVIKTAMTDYIRFELDENIFPSAKKLNEGVVQTPEETVIKLDNLIDRIDEFESGSYVDVRKI; from the coding sequence ATGAAAAAAAATATTTTAATCACAGGTTGTAGTTCTGGACTGGGACTTGCACTTACAAACTACTATTTAGAAAAAGGTTTTAGAGTTTATGGTATTAGTAGAACTAAATTAAACATTGAAAATATAAATTTCACTCATATTGTTTTTGATTTATCAGAAGTTTCAAAAATAAAAGAAATTTTAAGCCCAATTATTCAAGATATTTCGCAAATTGAAACCGTTTTCCTAAATGCTGGAATGTTGGGAAAGATTAGAGTTTTAGATGAGTTATCAACAAGTGAAATGCAAGAAGTATATAATGTAAATGTTTATGCAAACAAAGAACTTCTTGATATCTTAGAAAAAACAAAAGTAAAAAATATTTTAGCTATCTCTTCGGGAGCTTCAATAACTGGTTATAAAGGTTGGGGTTCATACTCTTTGTCAAAAGCAGGAGTAAATATGCTAATAAATCTTTACTCATATGAGATGTTAAATACAAAACTTCTAGCAGTAGCTCCTGGGGTTATAAAAACAGCTATGACTGATTATATAAGATTTGAATTAGATGAAAATATTTTTCCATCTGCAAAAAAATTAAATGAAGGAGTTGTTCAAACTCCTGAAGAAACGGTTATTAAACTAGATAATTTAATAGATAGAATAGATGAATTTGAATCTGGCTCTTACGTGGATGTAAGAAAAATCTAA
- a CDS encoding CynX/NimT family MFS transporter gives MKFNSHLFMVFLGILLVSFNLRAPITSVGPITDLIQNEYSLSNSVAGLITTLPLLAFAIFSPFVAKMNHKFGHGLTMLGGLILIIIGELVRSYTNVYGLFIGTMFIGLGIAIGNVLIPSVIKHKFKKNVGNIISIYITSMCIFAALGAGISIPATNVLGWNTSLAMWGILAFIALLIWLPQLKKSEEYNNNDDLAIEKRIQSKTIWKSPLAWWVTLYMGTQSFLFYTLIAWIPSIIIFKGLDSHFAGMMALLFQLVALPATLLVPIIANKIKHQKLIATIISLNYLAGMVIFLFVTSSFGIIISMVFIGIGMGGAISLAIGFITQRTPHAKKAAELSGMSQSAGYLLAAVGPILLGFMFDITKSWTSSIIVLIVAIILLILFGLKAGRAEVTHH, from the coding sequence ATGAAATTTAATTCACATTTATTTATGGTTTTTTTAGGAATACTTCTTGTTTCATTTAATCTAAGAGCGCCTATTACTTCAGTTGGGCCTATTACAGATTTGATACAAAATGAATACTCTTTAAGTAATAGTGTGGCAGGTCTTATTACTACACTTCCTTTATTAGCTTTTGCAATATTTTCTCCTTTTGTTGCAAAAATGAATCATAAATTTGGACATGGTTTAACCATGTTAGGTGGGCTTATTTTAATAATCATAGGAGAGCTAGTTCGTTCTTATACAAATGTTTATGGATTATTTATAGGTACTATGTTTATTGGACTTGGTATTGCCATTGGTAATGTTTTAATTCCTAGTGTAATAAAACATAAATTTAAGAAAAATGTTGGAAATATTATAAGTATTTATATAACAAGTATGTGTATATTTGCAGCCTTAGGAGCAGGAATTAGTATTCCTGCAACAAATGTTTTAGGTTGGAATACTTCATTAGCTATGTGGGGAATTCTAGCTTTTATTGCTTTATTAATATGGTTACCACAACTTAAAAAAAGTGAAGAATATAACAATAATGATGACTTAGCAATAGAAAAAAGAATTCAAAGTAAAACAATATGGAAATCACCACTTGCTTGGTGGGTGACTTTATATATGGGAACTCAATCATTCTTATTTTATACATTAATTGCATGGATTCCTTCTATTATAATTTTTAAAGGGTTAGATAGTCATTTTGCTGGAATGATGGCATTATTATTTCAATTAGTAGCTTTACCTGCAACTCTTTTAGTCCCTATAATTGCAAATAAAATCAAACATCAAAAGTTAATTGCTACGATTATTTCTTTAAATTATTTAGCTGGAATGGTAATATTTTTATTTGTAACATCTTCATTTGGAATAATTATTTCAATGGTATTTATAGGAATTGGAATGGGTGGAGCTATAAGTCTTGCAATAGGATTTATTACACAAAGAACTCCCCATGCAAAAAAAGCAGCAGAACTTTCTGGAATGTCCCAATCAGCTGGATATTTATTAGCAGCTGTTGGACCAATTTTATTGGGTTTTATGTTCGATATAACAAAATCATGGACAAGTTCAATAATAGTTTTAATAGTAGCTATTATATTATTAATCTTATTTGGATTAAAAGCTGGAAGAGCTGAAGTAACCCATCATTGA